Proteins from one Fragaria vesca subsp. vesca linkage group LG6, FraVesHawaii_1.0, whole genome shotgun sequence genomic window:
- the LOC101295358 gene encoding uncharacterized protein LOC101295358, translating into MDRYASAIDPDSSLDESKKMKQKNINDSLFKERTHNVHQYLARWVYEAGLPFHAIENDSFKRFVEAVGQFGLGYKPPTQYQLREPLLKEEVERTKGLLKRQEEEWAKNGCSIMIDAWSDRKRRSIMNLCVNCVEGTIFFSSKEASDESLTGKYIFEYVDKCIEEIGPHNVVQVVTDNASNNMMAGDLLKLKRPTIFWTSCATHTINLMLQGIGTQPKFKNVIDKAKSFTIYIYAHHKTLHLMRKYTKKRDIVRPGVTRFATAFLTLQSLIEKKIELRSMITSGEWSESKHAKSAKGKTAASIALSPFWNGVNLCLKVFAPLVKVLCLVDGDRKPSMGFVYGELQKAREEIKKTYKNQEAHYRPILDILDGKTRERLDSPLHLVGYLLNPYYTYVDPSIVNDGVVMDGFIECVEKFFGDDLDIQDKVTNVKLHKYLNKEGSFGKPIALKGCSQDNENYNPGKKTS; encoded by the coding sequence ATGGATCGTTATGCATCCGCCATTGATCCTGATTCTTCATTGGATGAAAGCAAGAAGATGAAGCAAAAAAATATCAATGATTCACTTTTTAAGGAAAGAACACATAATGTGCATCAATATTTGGCTAGATGGGTGTATGAAGCCGGTCTTCCTTTCCATGCCATTGAGAATGATAGTTTCAAGAGGTTTGTGGAAGCGGTTGGGCAATTTGGCCTGGGTTACAAACCACCAACTCAATACCAATTAAGGGAGCCATTGTTGAAGGAAGAGGTGGAGAGAACTAAGGGCTTATTAAAGAGGCAAGAAGAGGAGTGGGCAAAGAATGGTTGCTCTATCATGATCGATGCATGGAGTGACCGGAAAAGAAGAAGCATCATGAACTTGTGTGTTAATTGTGTGGAAGGGACAATCTTTTTTTCTTCTAAGGAAGCATCGGATGAGTCACTCACCGGAAAGTATATTTTTGAATATGTGGACAAGTGCATAGAAGAAATTGGGCCACATAATGTTGTTCAAGTGGTGACGGATAATGCTTCAAACAACATGATGGCGGGAGATTTGTTGAAGTTGAAGAGGCCAACAATATTTTGGACTTCTTGTGCAACTCACACCATCAATCTTATGCTTCAAGGAATTGGCACCCAACCTAAATTCAAGAATGTGATTGACAAGGCAAAGAGTTTCACCATCTACATTTATGCACATCACAAGACTTTGCACTTGATGAGAAAGTATACAAAGAAAAGAGACATAGTGAGGCCGGGAGTCACAAGATTTGCAACCGCTTTCCTTACTTTACAAAGCTTGATCGAGAAAAAGATTGAATTGAGATCTATGATTACTAGTGGTGAGTGGAGTGAAAGCAAGCATGCAAAGAGTGCAAAGGGGAAGACAGCTGCGAGTATTGCTTTGAGTCCTTTTTGGAATGGAGTAAATCTTTGCTTGAAGGTGTTTGCCCCTTTAGTCAAGGTGCTTTGCCTTGTTGATGGGGATCGGAAGCCATCAATGGGCTTTGTGTATGGAGAGCTACAAAAAGCTAGAGAAGAGATTAAGAAGACATACAAAAATCAAGAAGCTCATTATCGTCCAATCCTTGACATTCTTGATGGGAAAACCCGTGAACGACTTGATAGTCCATTGCATTTAGTGGGATACCTCTTGAACCCTTATTACACATATGTTGATCCAAGCATTGTAAATGATGGAGTGGTTATGGATGGGTTTATTGAATGTGTGGAGAAGTTCTTTGGTGATGATCTTGACATTCAAGATAAGGTGACCAACGTAAAATTGCACAAGTACTTGAACAAAGAGGGTTCATTTGGAAAACCTATCGCTTTGAAGGGATGCTCACAAGATAATGAAAATTATAATCCGGGTAAGAAGACTTCATAA